GCAGCCGGCCGCGCACGAGATCGGGCACGCGCTCGGCTTCATGCACAACTTCGCCGGCAGCCACCACCTGGTCCCGTCCGTCATGGACTACCCGCCCGCCCGTGTCCGGGTGACCGACGACGGCGCGCTCGACCTACGCGACGCCTACGCCGTCGGACGTACGGTCGGAGCTCCGGAGCGGCCTGCGCCGACTGGAGGCGGAGCTACGGCTCCGCACCGACGACCACGCCCACGAGGCCGCCGCCCTGCTCGGGCGCCGACTCACCGACCCCGCCACGGCCCGCCTGGACCCGCCCCCGCGGATCCCGCCGGGCGCGCCCGACTAGCCGGTCCGGCACGCTCGATCGACCTGCGCGGGCGGCCGACTGACCGCTGTGCGCGCATCGGTAGGGCGGTACGGCCTGACGGCGGAACGCCCGAGAACCACCCGGTCCGCGACCGCCCGTCGGCAGGTCGCCCGTCGGCAGGTCGCCCGTCGGCAGGTCGCCGTCGGCAGGTCGCCGTCGGCAGGTCGCCCGGCGGCTCCGGCGCGGCGGGCCCGCCGTGCGCGTCAAACCGACCGGCGCGTGCTCCGGTCGATCGCTGTGCGCGCACGGGTAGGGCGGTACGGCCTGACGCCCGACGCCCGCCTCACCGCCTGGTCCCGGTCCACGAGCGTCCGGCGGCGGGTCGGTCGGCGGGCTTCGTCGGGGCGGTCCGGGTCGGTGGGGCGGCGTGGTGCCACTCGCCGTCGCCGAGGACGAGCAGGGGGTCGAACATCACCACCACGCCGGCCAGCAGCAGGAAGATGACGGGCCCGATCAGCATCGGCAGCAGCAGCGAGGTCGGGGAGTCGCCGGCCCAGGACGGGGTCCCGCTGTGCACATGGACGCTGACCGCGGCCATGGCGGTGTAGTGCATCCCGGACACGGCGACGCCCATCACCAGGCTGGCCCCGAGGCTGGTCAGGAACCCGCGGACCGTGACGGCCGCCCACAGCGCGGCGGTCGCGGCGACGACCGCGATCAGCACGGAGAGCGCGACCGTGCGCGGGTCGTAGTCGATGCTGCCGTTGAGCTGCAGCGCGGCCATGCCCAGGTAGTGCATGGCGGCGACGCCGAGACCGGTGACGGCGCCCGCGATCCACAGCGACCCGCCGGCCCTGCCGCGGTAGCCCACGATGAACACGCCGATGCCGACCACGGCGATCGCGACGGCCAGGCTGAGCACGGTCAGACCGACGTGGTAGCCGATCCGCGTCTCCTCCACCTGGAAGCCGATCATGGCGATGAAGTGCATCGTCCAGATGCCGCAGCCGATCGACACGGCCCCCAGGGCCAGCCAGCCCGGCTTCCAGGAGTCGCCGTCGAGCAGCGACCGCACGATGCAGCGCAGCCCCAGCGCTCCTCCCAGACAGGCCATCACATAGGCCGCTATCGGGGTCACCGCCCCGTACCGGAACCCGTCGACTGTGCCGTCCATGGTCAACTCCCCCCAGAGTGACTGCTGTTGTCAGGAAGGTCTACGGGGAGGAGAGGGGGAAAGCAAGCGTTTCCTGAAACGGGGTTCGGAGACGGCCGGGCGCACAGGAGGCTCACAGGCGGGACGGGTGTGGCGGCCCCGGTCGCCTAGGGCACCGAGGGATAACCCTCGAAGCACCCCGCATCAGCTGACATGCCACTGTCAAGCCTGCCATTCTCCCTC
This window of the Streptomyces sp. NBC_01275 genome carries:
- a CDS encoding MHYT domain-containing protein, coding for MDGTVDGFRYGAVTPIAAYVMACLGGALGLRCIVRSLLDGDSWKPGWLALGAVSIGCGIWTMHFIAMIGFQVEETRIGYHVGLTVLSLAVAIAVVGIGVFIVGYRGRAGGSLWIAGAVTGLGVAAMHYLGMAALQLNGSIDYDPRTVALSVLIAVVAATAALWAAVTVRGFLTSLGASLVMGVAVSGMHYTAMAAVSVHVHSGTPSWAGDSPTSLLLPMLIGPVIFLLLAGVVVMFDPLLVLGDGEWHHAAPPTRTAPTKPADRPAAGRSWTGTRR